From Girardinichthys multiradiatus isolate DD_20200921_A chromosome 3, DD_fGirMul_XY1, whole genome shotgun sequence, the proteins below share one genomic window:
- the ago1 gene encoding protein argonaute-1 yields the protein MEPGSSGAVPLGVFPPPLQQVFHAPRRPGMGTVGKPIKLLANYFEVEIPKMDVYHYEVDIKPDKCPRRVNREVVEYMVQHFKPQLFGDRKPVYDGKKNIYTVLALPIGSEKVDFEVTIPGEGKDRIFKVSIRWLAKVSWRLLQETLVSGRLQVPLDSVQALDVAMRHLASMRYTPVGRSFFSPPEGYYHPLGGGREVWFGFHQSVRPAMWKMMLNIDVSATAFYKAQPVIEFMCEVLDIRNIDEQPKTLTDSQRVRFTKEIKGLKVEVTHCGQMKRKYRVCNVTRRPASHQTFPLQLESGQTVECTVAQYFKQKYNLQLKYPHLPCLQVGQEQKHTYLPLEVCNIVAGQRCIKKLTDNQTSTMIKATARSAPDRQEEISRLMKNANFNLDPYIQEFGIKVKDDMAEVTGRVLPAPILQYGGRNRAIATPNQGVWDMRGKQFYNGIEIKVWAIACFAPQKQCREEVLKNFTDQLRKISKDAGMPIQGQPCFCKYAQGADSVEPMFRHLKNTYSGLQLIIVILPGKTPVYAEVKRVGDTLLGMATQCVQVKNVVKTSPQTLSNLCLKINVKLGGINNILVPHQRSAVFQQPVIFLGADVTHPPAGDGKKPSITAVVGSMDAHPSRYCATVRVQRPRQEIIEDLSYMVRELLIQFYKSTRFKPTRIIFYRDGVPEGQLPQILHYELLAIRDACIKLEKDYQPGITYIVVQKRHHTRLFCADKSERIGKSGNIPAGTTVDTSITHPFEFDFYLCSHAGIQGTSRPSHYYVLWDDNRFTADELQILTYQLCHTYVRCTRSVSIPAPAYYARLVAFRARYHLVDKEHDSGEGSHVSGQSNGRDPQALAKAVQIHHDTLRTMYFA from the exons AGAGGTGGTGGAGTACATGGTGCAACATTTCAAGCCCCAGCTCTTTGGTGACAGGAAGCCAGTGTATGATGGCAAGAAGAATATTTACACTGTCCTAGCTCTTCCTATTGGGAGTGAGaag GTGGATTTTGAGGTAACTATTCCTGGCGAGGGTAAAGACCGAATCTTCAAGGTGTCCATCCGTTGGCTGGCCAAGGTGTCATGGCGCCTGCTGCAGGAGACTCTCGTCAGCGGCCGGCTGCAAGTCCCCCTGGACTCGGTTCAAGCTCTGGATGTGGCGATGCGCCACTTGGCCTCTATGAG GTACACTCCAGTGGGACGTTCCTTCTTCTCCCCACCTGAAGGATACTACCACCCACTTGGTGGGGGGAGGGAGGTCTGGTTTGGCTTCCACCAGTCTGTGCGCCCCGCCATGTGGAAGATGATGCTTAACATTGACG TGTCTGCTACGGCCTTCTACAAAGCCCAGCCTGTAATTGAGTTCATGTGTGAGGTTCTGGACATTCGCAACATTGATGAGCAGCCCAAGACTCTGACAGACTCACAGAGGGTTCGCTTCACAAAGGAAATTAAAG GCCTGAAGGTTGAGGTGACGCACTGTGGACAAATGAAGAGAAAGTATCGTGTATGCAATGTCACCAGACGTCCTGCTAGCCATCAAAC GTTTCCCCTTCAGCTTGAAAGCGGCCAGACGGTAGAATGTACAGTAGCCCAGTACTTCAAGCAGAAGTACAACTTGCAGCTAAAATACCCCCACCTACCATGTTTACAAGTCGGACAAGAGCAAAAGCACACCTACCTGCCCCTGGAG GTGTGTAACATTGTAGCTGGTCAACGGTGCATCAAAAAGCTGACAGATAATCAGACCTCCACCATGATTAAAGCCACAGCTCGCTCTGCACCTGACAGACAGGAGGAGATCAGCAGGCTG ATGAAGAATGCGAACTTCAACCTGGACCCATACATCCAGGAGTTTGGGATCAAGGTGAAGGACGATATGGctgaagtgacaggcagggtgCTGCCAGCTCCTATTCTGCAGTATGGAGGACGG AACCGTGCCATTGCTACCCCCAACCAGGGAGTTTGGGACATGAGGGGGAAGCAGTTTTATAACGGCATTGAGATCAAAGTCTGGGCAATCGCCTGCTTTGCCCCACAGAAACAGTGCAGAGAGGAGGTGCTCAA GAACTTCACAGACCAGCTGCGTAAAATCTCTAAGGATGCTGGAATGCCAATTCAGGGCCAGCCGTGCTTCTGTAAATACGCCCAGGGAGCGGACAGCGTGGAGCCCATGTTCAGACACCTGAAGAACACCTACTCTGGACTCCAGCTCATCATCGTCATCCTCCCTGGAAAAACTCCCGTCTATG CGGAGGTGAAACGTGTGGGAGACACCCTCCTCGGCATGGCCACACAGTGTGTCCAGGTTAAAAACGTCGTAAAAACATCACCCCAGACTCTCTCCAACCTCTGCCTAAAGATCAATGTGAAGCTGGGAGGAATAAACAACATCCTTGTCCCTCACCAACG GTCCGCTGTGTTTCAGCAGCCGGTTATCTTCCTGGGAGCAGATGTTACGCACCCTCCAGCTGGAGATGGCAAGAAGCCCTCCATTACTGCT GTGGTAGGCAGTATGGATGCCCATCCCAGCAGATACTGTGCCACGGTACGTGTCCAGAGACCCAGGCAGGAAATCATTGAAGATCTATCTTACATGGTGCGGGAGCTGCTAATACAGTTCTACAAGTCGACCCGTTTCAAGCCCACCAGGATCATTTTCTACAGAGATGGGGTTCCTGAGGGACAGCTGCCACAG ATTCTCCACTACGAGCTCCTGGCTATCAGAGATGCATGCATAAAGTTGGAGAAAGACTATCAGCCTGGTATCACCTACATTGTGGTCCAGAAACGCCACCACACACGCCTGTTCTGTGCTGACAAATCTGAAAGG ATTGGGAAGAGTGGGAATATACCTGCAGGGACAACAGTGGACACCAGCATCACTCATCCCTTTGAATTCGATTTCTACCTGTGCAGCCACGCAGGCATACAG GGCACCAGCCGGCCGTCTCATTACTATGTTTTATGGGACGACAATCGTTTCACGGCAGATGAGTTGCAGATTCTAACCTACCAGTTGTGCCACACTTACGTTCGTTGCACCCGCTCAGTCTCCATCCCTGCGCCAGCCTACTATGCTCGTCTTGTGGCCTTCCGTGCCCGATACCATCTGGTAGACAAAGAGCATGATAG TGGAGAGGGCAGCCATGTATCTGGTCAGAGTAATGGCCGGGACCCCCAGGCGCTAGCTAAAGCTGTTCAGATTCACCACGACACTCTGAGGACCATGTACTTCGCCTGA